One Mycolicibacterium parafortuitum DNA segment encodes these proteins:
- the dusB gene encoding tRNA dihydrouridine synthase DusB has protein sequence MRIGPFDLRSPVVLAPMAGVTNVAFRTLCRELELARAGTVSGLYVCEMVTARALVERHPVTMHMTTFAPEESPRSLQLYTVDPVNTYAAAKMIVDENLADHIDMNFGCPVPKVTRRGGGAALPYKRRLFGQIVAAAVKATEGTDIPVTVKFRIGIDDAHHTHLDAGRIAAEEGAAAVALHARTAAQRYSGSADWEQIAALKAHVTNVPVLGNGDIFDARDALAMMAATGCDGVVIGRGCLGRPWLFAELSAAFTGATPPVPPTLGEVARIIRRHGELLAAHFGEDKGMRDIRKHVAWYMHGFPAGADLRRSLALVKTISELDDLLGQLDPDVPFPDAANGPRGRQGSPASVTLPEGWLDDPDDCTVPAGADVMHSGG, from the coding sequence CTGCGGATCGGGCCGTTCGACCTTCGCAGCCCGGTCGTCCTCGCGCCGATGGCCGGGGTGACCAACGTCGCGTTCCGCACTCTGTGCCGCGAACTCGAGCTGGCCCGCGCCGGCACGGTCAGCGGCCTGTACGTGTGCGAGATGGTCACCGCGCGCGCCCTCGTCGAACGGCATCCGGTGACGATGCACATGACGACGTTCGCGCCGGAGGAGTCGCCGCGCTCGCTGCAGCTCTACACCGTCGACCCGGTCAACACCTACGCGGCCGCGAAGATGATCGTCGACGAGAACCTGGCCGACCACATCGACATGAACTTCGGCTGTCCCGTGCCGAAGGTGACCCGGCGCGGGGGCGGCGCGGCACTGCCGTACAAGCGGCGGCTGTTCGGCCAGATCGTGGCGGCCGCGGTCAAGGCCACCGAAGGCACCGATATCCCGGTCACCGTGAAGTTCCGGATCGGGATCGACGACGCGCATCACACCCATCTCGATGCCGGGCGCATCGCGGCCGAGGAGGGTGCCGCGGCGGTCGCGCTGCACGCGCGCACCGCGGCGCAGCGCTATTCGGGCAGTGCGGACTGGGAGCAGATCGCCGCGCTGAAGGCCCACGTCACGAATGTTCCGGTGCTCGGAAACGGTGATATCTTCGACGCTCGTGACGCGCTGGCCATGATGGCCGCGACGGGCTGCGACGGGGTCGTGATCGGCCGCGGCTGCCTGGGCCGGCCCTGGCTGTTCGCCGAGTTGTCCGCGGCGTTCACCGGCGCGACGCCGCCCGTCCCGCCCACCCTCGGCGAGGTCGCGCGGATCATCCGCAGACACGGCGAGCTGCTCGCCGCGCATTTCGGGGAGGACAAAGGCATGCGGGACATCCGCAAGCACGTCGCGTGGTACATGCACGGTTTCCCGGCAGGAGCCGATCTCCGCCGGTCCCTCGCACTGGTCAAGACCATTTCCGAGCTCGACGACCTGCTCGGCCAGCTCGACCCCGACGTCCCGTTCCCCGACGCGGCCAACGGCCCGCGCGGCCGCCAAGGCTCCCCGGCATCGGTGACGCTCCCCGAAGGCTGGCTCGACGACCCCGACGACTGCACCGTGCCCGCCGGGGCCGACGTCATGCATTCCGGCGGCTGA
- a CDS encoding acyl-ACP desaturase — protein sequence MSKDLTDLQLLRELEPVVEPLVNRHMRMKKDWNPHDYIPWSDGKNYYALGGQDWDPEQSQLSETARVAMLVNLLTEDNLPSYHREIAMNFTMDGPWGFWVNRWTAEENRHGIALRDYLIVTRNVDPVELEMLRVEQMTRGFSPGQNQQVEADLFAESLFDSVIYVTFQELATRVSHRNTGKACEEPIADQLLQRVSADENLHMIFYRDVSEAGFEIAPDQAMKSLHKVLRNFKMPGYTIPDFRRRAVTIASGGVYDPRIHLEDIVMPVLKKWRIFEREDFNGESARMRDDLGLLVEELQDAVDKFEVAKHRREERLRQMAEKKAAKNLLVGSSAS from the coding sequence GTGTCGAAAGACCTGACCGACCTGCAACTGCTGAGGGAACTCGAGCCCGTCGTCGAGCCTTTGGTCAACCGGCACATGCGGATGAAGAAGGACTGGAATCCGCACGACTACATCCCGTGGTCCGACGGCAAGAACTACTACGCCCTCGGCGGCCAGGACTGGGATCCGGAGCAGTCGCAGCTGTCCGAGACCGCCCGGGTCGCGATGCTGGTGAACCTGCTCACCGAGGACAACCTCCCGTCCTATCACCGCGAGATCGCGATGAACTTCACCATGGACGGCCCGTGGGGCTTCTGGGTCAACCGGTGGACCGCCGAGGAGAACCGGCACGGTATCGCGCTGCGTGACTACCTGATCGTCACCCGCAACGTCGACCCGGTCGAGCTGGAGATGCTGCGCGTCGAGCAGATGACCCGCGGCTTCTCCCCCGGCCAGAACCAGCAGGTCGAGGCCGACCTGTTCGCCGAGAGCCTGTTCGACTCGGTCATCTACGTGACGTTCCAGGAGCTGGCCACCCGCGTCTCGCACCGCAACACCGGCAAGGCCTGTGAAGAGCCGATCGCCGACCAGCTGCTGCAGCGCGTCTCGGCCGACGAGAACCTGCACATGATCTTCTACCGCGACGTGTCGGAGGCCGGTTTCGAGATCGCCCCCGACCAGGCGATGAAGTCGCTGCACAAGGTGCTGCGCAACTTCAAGATGCCCGGATACACGATCCCGGACTTCCGCCGGCGCGCCGTGACCATCGCCTCCGGCGGGGTCTACGACCCGAGGATCCATCTCGAGGACATCGTGATGCCGGTGCTGAAGAAGTGGCGCATCTTCGAGCGTGAGGACTTCAACGGCGAGAGCGCGCGGATGCGCGACGACCTCGGCCTGCTCGTCGAGGAGCTGCAGGACGCCGTCGACAAGTTCGAGGTCGCCAAGCACCGCCGCGAGGAGCGGCTGCGTCAGATGGCGGAGAAGAAGGCCGCCAAGAATCTGCTGGTGGGATCATCAGCGTCCTGA
- a CDS encoding TetR/AcrR family transcriptional regulator, which produces MPSGQRRGRWSGVPLPDRQALRRDELIAAGIALLGSPGGPNLTVRAVCKAAGLTERYFYESFSDRDEYVAAVYDEVCAAAMSTLAESESMRDAVERFVALMVDDPARGRVLLLAPEVEPVLARSGARWMPNFIELLQQNLTRITDPTTQAMVATGLIGALTALFTAYLDNRLAATREQFIDHCAELLLSRAVT; this is translated from the coding sequence GTGCCGTCCGGTCAACGACGCGGGAGATGGTCGGGTGTTCCGCTGCCCGATCGCCAGGCGCTTCGCCGCGACGAGCTGATCGCCGCGGGCATCGCGCTTCTCGGCAGCCCCGGCGGCCCGAACCTCACGGTGCGCGCGGTGTGCAAGGCCGCAGGCCTGACGGAACGCTACTTCTACGAGAGCTTCTCCGACCGTGACGAATACGTCGCCGCGGTCTACGACGAGGTGTGCGCGGCGGCGATGTCGACGCTGGCCGAATCGGAGAGCATGCGCGACGCCGTCGAGCGGTTCGTCGCGCTGATGGTCGACGATCCGGCGCGCGGGCGGGTGCTGCTGCTGGCCCCGGAGGTCGAACCGGTGCTGGCCCGCTCCGGAGCGCGCTGGATGCCCAACTTCATCGAGTTGCTCCAGCAGAACCTCACCCGGATCACCGATCCGACCACCCAGGCGATGGTTGCCACGGGCCTGATCGGGGCACTCACTGCATTGTTCACGGCATATCTCGACAACCGGCTGGCCGCCACCCGAGAGCAGTTCATCGACCACTGTGCTGAGCTATTGCTCAGCAGGGCTGTGACCTAA
- a CDS encoding oxygenase MpaB family protein, with protein sequence MTQDTSAAGPVTSDSTPEPESVAAGCPVSHGGYDAPPQPLGPDSLTWKYFGQWTGLFQGPWAGSMQNMHPQLGAAVKDHSIFFMERMPRLLRSIYPIGGVVFDGDRAPRTGAQVRDYHIGLNGVDEQGRRYSALNPDVFYWAHATFFKSTLLAAERFHGGLTDDQRRQLFEEHVTWYRMYGMSMRPVPKTWEEFQEYWDHMCRNVLENTWAAREVLDLSTMPKHPSLEWVPDWLWTQNLKVMQGFLVFMTVGLYDPPVRELMGFTWSPRQEFVHRRIGNMLHLATKVLPDRWLMHPRKRSALEREFGRLPADSPLVETPARNLPPVEYRDNPHYYSPKV encoded by the coding sequence GTGACTCAAGATACGTCCGCGGCGGGGCCGGTGACCAGCGACTCCACGCCGGAGCCGGAGTCAGTGGCGGCGGGTTGCCCGGTCAGTCACGGCGGCTACGACGCACCTCCGCAGCCGCTCGGCCCGGACTCGCTTACCTGGAAGTACTTCGGACAGTGGACCGGTCTGTTCCAGGGCCCGTGGGCCGGGTCGATGCAGAACATGCACCCGCAGCTGGGCGCCGCGGTCAAGGACCACTCGATCTTCTTCATGGAGCGCATGCCCCGGCTGCTGCGGTCGATCTACCCGATCGGCGGGGTGGTGTTCGACGGCGACCGCGCCCCGAGGACCGGCGCCCAGGTGCGCGACTACCACATCGGTCTCAACGGCGTGGACGAGCAAGGGCGCCGCTACAGCGCGCTGAACCCCGACGTCTTCTACTGGGCACACGCGACGTTCTTCAAATCCACACTGCTGGCCGCCGAGCGTTTCCACGGCGGGCTCACCGACGACCAGCGCAGGCAACTGTTCGAGGAGCACGTCACCTGGTACCGGATGTACGGCATGAGCATGCGCCCGGTCCCCAAGACCTGGGAGGAATTCCAGGAGTACTGGGATCACATGTGCCGCAACGTGTTGGAGAACACCTGGGCCGCGCGTGAGGTGCTGGACCTGTCGACGATGCCCAAACACCCGTCGCTGGAATGGGTTCCGGACTGGCTGTGGACGCAGAACCTGAAGGTGATGCAGGGCTTTCTGGTGTTCATGACCGTCGGCCTGTACGACCCGCCGGTCCGCGAGCTGATGGGGTTCACCTGGTCCCCGCGTCAGGAATTCGTGCACCGGCGGATCGGGAACATGCTGCACCTGGCCACCAAGGTGCTGCCGGACCGGTGGTTGATGCATCCGCGGAAGCGCTCGGCGTTGGAACGCGAGTTCGGCCGTCTTCCCGCCGATTCACCGCTGGTCGAAACCCCGGCGCGCAACCTGCCCCCGGTCGAGTACCGGGACAACCCGCACTACTACAGCCCGAAGGTGTGA
- a CDS encoding DUF2510 domain-containing protein produces the protein MLDQHVQRPFLRRHPVVTAVAATTLTWWLWQGWYEAVALVVAVGLFVVVRRRRRAAAIRDAGLRARADYENRLSAAGDPRGLYGRYTPAGPNWYPDPQNPCRLRYFDGAAWTPHIRCR, from the coding sequence ATGCTCGACCAGCACGTTCAACGACCATTTCTGCGTCGTCACCCGGTGGTGACCGCCGTCGCGGCGACGACGCTGACGTGGTGGCTGTGGCAGGGCTGGTACGAAGCGGTGGCTCTCGTCGTCGCGGTCGGCCTGTTCGTCGTCGTGCGCAGACGCCGCCGCGCCGCCGCGATCCGCGACGCCGGCCTGCGGGCACGTGCCGACTACGAGAACCGCCTCAGCGCCGCCGGTGATCCACGGGGGCTGTACGGCCGCTATACGCCGGCGGGGCCGAACTGGTACCCGGACCCGCAAAACCCTTGCCGGCTGCGCTATTTCGATGGTGCCGCGTGGACGCCGCACATACGCTGCCGCTGA
- a CDS encoding serine/threonine-protein kinase: MQAPEILGGRYELGRVLGRGGMAEVREAWDKRLGRPVAVKLLYPSVCTQPDTRRRFTTEARAAAALNHPHVVAVHDSGVHEGRHYIVLERLPGQNLADVLAHHGPLPAEQVRAIMRDVLSALGAAHRSGVLHRDIKPANILFTEFGGVKIADFGVAKSPDTPQTLTNRVFGTMAYLPFDRIAGRPATPSDDLYALGVVAYEALTARRAYPQENLTALADAIAAGRLAPLSTLRPDLDPALAMTIERAMARDPRFRFATAEQMLASLDAPTRRPGRAGGVLAATAVLILFALAALVVVA; this comes from the coding sequence ATGCAGGCGCCGGAGATCCTTGGCGGTCGCTACGAGCTGGGGCGCGTTCTCGGCCGCGGCGGGATGGCCGAGGTGCGCGAGGCGTGGGACAAGCGGTTAGGGCGCCCCGTCGCGGTGAAGCTTCTGTATCCGTCGGTGTGCACCCAGCCCGACACCCGGCGCCGGTTCACCACCGAGGCGCGTGCCGCGGCAGCGCTGAACCACCCGCACGTCGTCGCGGTCCACGACTCGGGTGTGCACGAGGGGCGTCACTACATCGTGCTGGAGCGACTGCCCGGTCAGAATCTGGCCGATGTGCTGGCTCACCACGGGCCGCTGCCTGCCGAGCAGGTGCGCGCGATCATGCGCGATGTGCTCTCGGCGCTGGGCGCCGCACACCGCAGTGGTGTGCTGCACCGCGACATCAAACCCGCCAACATCCTGTTCACCGAATTCGGCGGGGTGAAGATCGCCGACTTCGGCGTCGCGAAGAGCCCCGACACACCGCAGACGCTGACGAACCGGGTCTTCGGCACGATGGCCTACCTGCCGTTCGACCGGATCGCCGGCCGGCCGGCCACCCCCAGTGACGATCTGTACGCGCTCGGCGTGGTGGCCTACGAGGCGCTCACGGCCCGTCGTGCGTACCCGCAGGAGAATCTGACCGCACTCGCCGACGCGATCGCCGCGGGCCGGCTCGCTCCGCTGTCGACGCTTCGGCCGGACCTGGACCCGGCGTTGGCGATGACGATCGAACGCGCGATGGCCCGCGATCCACGGTTCCGGTTCGCCACCGCCGAGCAGATGCTCGCCAGTCTGGACGCACCGACCCGGCGGCCGGGACGCGCCGGGGGAGTGCTCGCCGCGACCGCGGTCCTGATTCTTTTCGCACTCGCGGCATTAGTAGTCGTCGCGTAG
- a CDS encoding chorismate mutase yields MMYPMIRLLASAAALSALATLLAPAAAAQPDTTLVDLVDAAARRLQVADPIAANKFHTGGPIQDPVREQQVLDAVSAEATALNLDPNYVTTVFRDQIDATVAIEYSRLAQWTFDPAVAPAEAPDLASSRGVIDALNREMVTRMADEWAKLHSPACPAELDRAKATVVRERRLDPLYVQGIDFATRNYCR; encoded by the coding sequence ATGATGTACCCGATGATTCGTCTCCTCGCCTCCGCAGCCGCACTGTCCGCCCTTGCGACATTGCTCGCGCCCGCGGCCGCCGCACAACCCGACACCACCCTGGTGGATCTCGTCGACGCCGCAGCGCGCCGCCTGCAGGTGGCCGACCCGATCGCGGCGAACAAGTTCCACACCGGCGGCCCGATCCAGGACCCGGTCCGCGAGCAGCAGGTCCTCGATGCGGTCTCGGCCGAGGCCACCGCGCTGAACCTGGACCCGAACTACGTCACGACGGTGTTCCGGGACCAGATCGACGCGACCGTCGCGATCGAGTACAGCCGGCTCGCGCAGTGGACGTTCGACCCGGCGGTCGCCCCGGCGGAGGCGCCGGACCTGGCGTCCTCCCGCGGGGTCATCGACGCGCTGAACCGCGAGATGGTCACCCGAATGGCCGACGAGTGGGCCAAGCTGCATTCGCCGGCCTGCCCGGCCGAACTCGACCGGGCGAAGGCGACCGTGGTGCGGGAGCGCCGTCTGGACCCCCTCTACGTGCAGGGCATCGACTTCGCGACCCGCAACTACTGCCGCTGA
- a CDS encoding TetR/AcrR family transcriptional regulator: protein MSREPTDFRGRLLDALEASIAEHGYAKSTVADIVRRARTSRRTFYEHFDSRESCFVALLTDANTDQVRQISEAVDPSAPWQKQVRQAIETWISSAEARPALMLSWIRDVPSLGAVARGLQRESLESFIDMVGTLGATDEFRAAGVGPVSRQRIIMLLGGLRELTAITVEEGGTMSDVTEEAVDASIALLSPH, encoded by the coding sequence ATGTCCCGTGAGCCCACCGATTTCCGCGGGCGGTTGCTCGACGCACTGGAGGCGTCCATCGCCGAGCACGGTTACGCCAAGAGCACCGTCGCCGACATCGTCCGGCGGGCGCGAACCTCCCGGCGCACCTTCTATGAGCATTTCGACAGCAGGGAGTCGTGCTTCGTCGCGCTGCTGACCGACGCGAACACCGACCAGGTCCGGCAGATCTCCGAAGCCGTCGATCCGAGCGCACCGTGGCAGAAGCAGGTGCGCCAGGCCATCGAGACGTGGATCTCATCGGCAGAAGCCCGTCCGGCCCTGATGCTCAGCTGGATTCGGGACGTCCCGTCGCTCGGCGCGGTCGCACGAGGACTGCAGCGCGAGTCGCTGGAGAGCTTCATCGACATGGTCGGCACGCTGGGCGCCACCGACGAGTTCCGTGCCGCCGGCGTGGGTCCGGTGTCGCGGCAGCGCATCATCATGCTGCTCGGTGGCCTGCGTGAACTGACCGCGATCACCGTCGAGGAAGGCGGCACGATGAGCGACGTCACCGAAGAGGCCGTCGATGCCTCCATCGCGCTGCTGAGTCCGCACTGA
- a CDS encoding MBL fold metallo-hydrolase, translated as MKVHHLNCGTMRPLGVPDPLVCHVLVIETNGGLVLVDSGFGTNDCARPDGLGRIRRRLIRPAFDHAETLAAQLPLLGFRSSDVRHIIVTHFDADHIGGLADFPDATVHVTAREAFSAMRSRSIQSRIRFQPSQWAHGPKLVEHEAEGESWRGFAAAKQLSEIGPGFALVPLPGHTDGHACVAVDAGDRWLLHAGDAFFHLSEVGDGPPMPKSLAAFEMAVAADRKKVRDNHARLTELYRRREPDLMILCSHDPALYQRAKATG; from the coding sequence ATGAAGGTGCACCACCTCAACTGCGGCACCATGAGGCCGCTCGGGGTGCCCGACCCGCTGGTCTGCCATGTGCTTGTGATCGAAACGAACGGCGGGCTGGTGCTCGTCGACAGCGGATTCGGCACCAACGACTGCGCCCGGCCCGACGGGCTGGGCCGCATCCGGCGCCGGCTCATCAGACCTGCCTTCGATCACGCCGAGACGCTGGCGGCGCAGCTGCCGCTGCTGGGGTTTCGCAGCTCCGATGTGCGCCACATCATCGTCACGCACTTCGATGCCGACCACATCGGCGGGCTCGCGGACTTCCCCGACGCCACCGTCCACGTCACGGCGCGGGAAGCGTTCTCCGCCATGCGGTCTCGTTCCATCCAGAGCCGAATCCGGTTCCAGCCGTCACAGTGGGCGCACGGCCCGAAACTCGTCGAGCACGAGGCCGAGGGTGAGTCGTGGCGCGGATTCGCCGCGGCGAAACAACTTTCGGAGATCGGCCCCGGCTTCGCACTGGTGCCGCTGCCCGGCCACACCGACGGTCACGCCTGCGTGGCCGTCGACGCCGGGGACCGGTGGCTGTTGCACGCCGGCGATGCGTTCTTCCACCTCAGCGAGGTCGGTGACGGACCGCCGATGCCGAAGTCGTTGGCGGCCTTCGAGATGGCGGTCGCGGCGGACCGAAAGAAGGTGCGGGACAATCACGCCCGGCTCACCGAGCTGTACCGGCGCCGGGAACCGGACCTGATGATCCTGTGCAGCCACGACCCGGCGCTCTATCAGCGCGCGAAAGCCACCGGCTGA
- a CDS encoding TetR/AcrR family transcriptional regulator — translation MVRPAQTARSERTREALRQAAVVRFLAQGVEDTTAEQIASDAGVSLRTFYRHFASKHDLLFADYDAGLHWFRAALAACSPEDPIIESVQAAIMAAPYDDWAVTNIAAMRSQELDDGRIVRHIRQVEAEFAEAIEEHMTKSNNASRGTDERMRVTVTARCIAAAVFGAMEVWMLGEDRSLSELDRLCRHALELLRTGIEDPR, via the coding sequence ATGGTCCGGCCTGCTCAGACGGCGCGCAGTGAGCGCACGCGGGAAGCGCTGCGCCAGGCCGCCGTCGTGCGGTTCCTCGCCCAGGGGGTCGAGGACACCACCGCCGAGCAGATCGCCTCCGACGCCGGGGTGTCGCTGCGGACGTTCTACCGGCATTTCGCGTCCAAGCACGACCTGCTGTTCGCCGATTACGACGCGGGCCTGCACTGGTTCAGGGCGGCCCTGGCGGCGTGCTCACCCGAGGATCCGATCATCGAGTCGGTCCAGGCCGCGATCATGGCCGCACCCTATGACGACTGGGCCGTCACCAACATCGCGGCGATGCGCTCCCAGGAACTCGACGACGGCCGCATCGTGCGCCACATCCGCCAGGTGGAGGCCGAATTCGCCGAGGCGATCGAAGAGCACATGACCAAGAGCAACAACGCGTCGCGCGGCACCGACGAACGCATGCGCGTCACCGTCACGGCGCGCTGCATCGCCGCGGCGGTGTTCGGCGCGATGGAGGTCTGGATGCTCGGCGAGGACCGCTCCCTGTCCGAACTGGACCGGTTGTGCCGGCACGCGCTGGAGCTGCTGCGCACCGGGATCGAGGACCCCCGCTAG
- a CDS encoding phytoene desaturase family protein, with protein sequence MTDFDAIVVGAGHNGLTAAALLQQAGLRTLCLDFKLYAGGMASTVELFDGFRFEIAGSVQVPTSAVVSDALGLGDLPTVDLDVMSVQLRGVGDDPLIYYTDPMKLLTHLNEVHGAEAVNGMAGLMAWCQAPTRALGRFDADQPPKTLDEMFACATNEFERQAISDILFGSVSDVLDRYLPDREKHGALRGMLAFLAVNTTYRGPQTPGSAAALAFGLAVPDENATLIKKFRGGMGAVTERLLGLFSGAGGELRLRSKVTEILVEDGRVTGVRLEDGSMLTAPVVVSNLAPDLTVNSLVDGGAIPAELRERFSRIDHRGSYLQMHFALDGPPTFAAPYEVLNDPEYQSAIGIFTTPEELQRQWEESARGVVPADPAIALQIPSANDPSLAPPGKHAVSAFSLWFPLSEEQAGYGEMKTEMGQRVIDKITRLAPDFEKLILRHTTFTPKHMGTMFNAPGGDYCHGLIHPEQMGRNRPGPKGYVDQPIPIDGLYLASAGCHGGPGITFIPGYNAAQQVLADRG encoded by the coding sequence ATGACGGACTTCGATGCGATCGTCGTCGGGGCGGGCCACAACGGGCTGACGGCGGCGGCGCTGCTGCAGCAGGCGGGGCTGCGCACTCTGTGCCTGGATTTCAAGCTCTACGCCGGCGGGATGGCCTCGACGGTCGAGCTGTTCGACGGCTTCCGGTTCGAGATCGCCGGTTCCGTGCAGGTGCCGACGTCGGCCGTGGTCAGCGACGCGCTGGGGCTCGGGGATCTGCCGACCGTCGATCTCGACGTGATGTCGGTGCAGCTGCGCGGTGTCGGCGACGACCCGCTGATCTACTACACCGACCCGATGAAGCTGCTGACGCACCTCAACGAGGTGCACGGCGCCGAGGCGGTCAACGGTATGGCGGGTCTGATGGCGTGGTGTCAGGCGCCGACCCGCGCGCTGGGCCGCTTCGACGCGGACCAGCCACCGAAGACGCTCGACGAGATGTTCGCCTGCGCCACCAACGAATTCGAGCGCCAGGCGATCAGCGACATCCTGTTCGGTTCGGTGTCCGACGTGCTCGATCGCTACCTGCCCGACCGTGAGAAGCACGGAGCGCTGCGCGGGATGCTGGCGTTCCTGGCGGTCAACACGACCTACCGCGGACCGCAGACCCCCGGCAGCGCCGCCGCACTGGCGTTCGGGCTCGCGGTGCCCGACGAGAACGCGACGCTGATCAAGAAATTCCGCGGCGGTATGGGCGCGGTCACCGAGCGCCTGCTGGGACTGTTCAGCGGCGCGGGCGGCGAACTCCGGTTGCGCAGCAAGGTCACCGAGATCCTGGTCGAGGACGGCAGGGTGACCGGGGTGCGGCTGGAGGACGGGTCGATGCTGACCGCCCCGGTCGTCGTGTCGAATCTGGCCCCCGACCTGACGGTCAATTCCCTCGTCGACGGCGGCGCGATCCCGGCGGAACTGCGGGAACGGTTCTCCCGCATCGACCATCGCGGCAGCTATCTGCAGATGCATTTCGCACTCGACGGTCCGCCGACGTTCGCCGCGCCATACGAGGTGCTCAACGACCCCGAATATCAGTCCGCGATCGGAATCTTCACCACGCCCGAGGAACTGCAACGGCAGTGGGAGGAATCGGCCAGGGGAGTGGTGCCCGCCGATCCGGCCATCGCCCTGCAGATCCCGTCGGCTAACGACCCGAGCCTGGCCCCGCCGGGCAAGCATGCGGTCTCGGCGTTCTCGCTGTGGTTCCCGCTGTCAGAGGAGCAGGCGGGATACGGGGAGATGAAGACCGAGATGGGGCAGCGGGTGATCGACAAGATCACCCGGCTGGCACCGGATTTCGAGAAGCTGATCCTGCGGCACACCACGTTCACGCCGAAGCACATGGGCACGATGTTCAACGCACCCGGCGGGGACTACTGTCACGGCCTGATCCACCCCGAGCAGATGGGCCGCAACCGTCCCGGGCCGAAAGGCTATGTCGACCAACCGATCCCGATCGACGGCCTGTATCTGGCCAGCGCAGGCTGCCACGGCGGGCCGGGCATCACGTTCATCCCCGGCTACAACGCGGCGCAGCAGGTGCTGGCCGACCGGGGCTGA
- a CDS encoding UBP-type zinc finger domain-containing protein translates to MSDAADGFIDPEVPPSGTGCAECEAAHGWWVHLRRCAACGHIGCCDDSLEKHASAHWRASGHPIIRSFEPGEDWFWNYATGQYYEGPELAPPQSRPNGETVPGPRGRVPKDWMAQLRRRGE, encoded by the coding sequence ATGAGTGACGCCGCGGACGGCTTCATCGATCCGGAGGTCCCGCCGAGCGGGACGGGCTGCGCCGAGTGCGAAGCCGCGCATGGCTGGTGGGTGCACCTGAGACGGTGCGCGGCCTGTGGCCACATCGGTTGCTGTGACGACTCACTGGAGAAGCACGCGTCGGCGCACTGGCGCGCCAGCGGGCACCCGATCATCCGGTCCTTCGAGCCGGGCGAGGACTGGTTCTGGAACTACGCCACCGGCCAGTACTACGAGGGTCCCGAACTCGCCCCACCGCAGAGTCGCCCCAACGGCGAGACGGTGCCGGGGCCCAGGGGGCGGGTGCCCAAGGACTGGATGGCGCAACTGCGCCGTCGTGGTGAATGA
- a CDS encoding SRPBCC family protein, with the protein MATKDSREVVIDATPEQILDVIADVEATPTWSPQYQKAEVLERFDNGRPKQVKMTVKAAGLTDEQVIEYTWGDNEVTWTLVSASQLKAQDAGYTLTPEGDKTRVRFDIAIDLSVPLPGFILKRTMKGGVETATEGLKKQVHKVLQG; encoded by the coding sequence ATGGCAACCAAGGATTCCCGCGAGGTCGTGATCGACGCAACACCCGAGCAGATCCTCGACGTCATCGCCGACGTCGAAGCGACCCCGACCTGGTCGCCGCAGTATCAGAAGGCCGAGGTGCTCGAGCGCTTCGACAACGGCAGGCCCAAGCAGGTGAAGATGACGGTCAAGGCCGCCGGCCTGACCGACGAGCAGGTCATCGAATACACCTGGGGCGACAACGAAGTCACCTGGACGCTGGTGTCGGCGTCGCAGCTGAAGGCACAGGACGCCGGCTACACGCTGACCCCCGAGGGCGACAAGACGCGGGTGCGGTTCGACATCGCGATCGACCTGTCGGTGCCGCTGCCCGGGTTCATCCTCAAGCGCACCATGAAGGGCGGCGTCGAGACGGCGACCGAAGGCCTCAAGAAGCAGGTCCACAAAGTCCTCCAGGGCTGA
- a CDS encoding SRPBCC family protein, translating into MAVRASSEIVIEAPPEAIMDALADVESVAAWSSLHKGAEVIDRHPDGRPHHVRTTVKIMGIADKEMLEYHWGEDWVVWDAEQTSRQRGQHGEYNLTPVGEQRTKVRFDLILDLAAPYPTFLVRRARQMVLDVALQNLRERVLAAWV; encoded by the coding sequence ATGGCGGTTCGGGCGTCCAGTGAGATCGTGATCGAAGCCCCGCCGGAGGCGATCATGGACGCCTTGGCGGACGTGGAGTCGGTGGCCGCGTGGTCGTCGCTGCACAAGGGCGCAGAGGTGATCGACCGCCATCCCGACGGCAGGCCCCACCACGTCAGGACGACGGTGAAGATCATGGGCATCGCCGACAAGGAGATGCTGGAGTACCACTGGGGCGAGGACTGGGTGGTGTGGGATGCCGAGCAGACCTCGCGACAGCGCGGACAGCACGGCGAGTACAACCTGACACCCGTCGGCGAACAGCGGACCAAGGTGCGGTTCGACCTGATCCTCGACCTGGCGGCACCGTATCCGACCTTCCTGGTGCGCCGGGCCAGGCAGATGGTCCTCGACGTCGCGCTGCAGAATCTGCGCGAGCGCGTCCTTGCGGCGTGGGTGTGA